In the Theobroma cacao cultivar B97-61/B2 chromosome 1, Criollo_cocoa_genome_V2, whole genome shotgun sequence genome, one interval contains:
- the LOC18611611 gene encoding chaperone protein dnaJ 20, chloroplastic, whose translation MEISWQMNLNTSRLMSTASKFGFGQEPYKVQAISCRAGNSAMQRGKTNLYKVLSLDSQNVSLPEIKKAYRRLVLQYHPDVCSPSTKEESTKRFLELQMAYETLSNPDSRKMHDYELGLVDSIGNAGGSCTEEWRSHFPRHVWEEQLRGLKRRSDVRMQRMKNRSR comes from the coding sequence ATGGAAATTTCCTGGCAAATGAATCTCAATACGAGCAGATTGATGTCAACAGCATCCAAATTCGGGTTTGGGCAAGAGCCTTACAAGGTTCAAGCTATATCATGTCGGGCTGGTAATTCAGCCATGCAGAGAGGAAAGACCAACTTATATAAAGTTCTTTCTCTTGATTCTCAAAATGTAAGTTTGCCTGAAATAAAGAAGGCTTACAGAAGATTGGTTCTTCAATACCACCCTGATGTTTGCTCTCCTTCAACCAAAGAAGAATCCACAAAGCGATTTCTTGAGCTtcaaatggcttatgagacaCTTTCGAATCCAGATTCTCGTAAAATGCATGATTATGAGCTGGGTTTGGTAGATTCAATAGGGAATGCTGGTGGCAGTTGTACGGAGGAATGGAGATCACATTTCCCTAGACATGTTTGGGAAGAACAACTCCGTGGACTAAAGAGACGATCTGATGTTAGAATGCAGAGGATGAAGAATAGGTCCAGGTAG
- the LOC18611612 gene encoding sulfate transporter 2.1, giving the protein MTSPLTDTTADQEMLDLEKYDCVERVQWVLNTPKPPGLGHELMETAFSWRNKIPFLNKQSGWKGEVLSMLQATLPILSWCQNYKATKFKHDLMAGLTLASLCIPQSIGYATLAKLDPQYGLYTSVVPPLIYAVMGTSREIAIGPVAVISLLLSSMVQKLQDPVANPIAYQKLVLTATFFAGTFQAAFGLFRSGFLVDFLSHAAIVGFMAGAAIVIGLQQLKGLLGFTQFTNKTDIISVMKAMWSSFHHPWSPHNFILGSSFLIFILITRFLGKRNRKLFWLPAIAPLLSVILATLIVFLTKADKHGVKIIKHIKGGLNPSSVHQLQFNGPHVGEVAKIGLVVAIIALTEAIAVGRSFAAINGYHLDGNKEMVAMGFMNIIGSFTSCYVATGSFSRTAVNFSAGCETAVSNIVMAITVFISLELFTRLLYYTPTAILASIILSALPGLIDLNEAYNIWKVDKLDFLACIGAFLGVLFATVEIGLLVAVTISFAKIILVSIRPGTETLGRLPGSDMFGDVNQYPMAVKTPGVLTMRLKSALLCFANANFVRERIMKWVVEEEKDSKGNAEKTIQLVILDISNLMDIDTSGIASLEELHKNLDSNGMKLAIANPRWQVIHKLKLANFVDKIGGRVYLSVGEAMDSFSL; this is encoded by the exons ATGACTTCCCCACTCACTGATACCACAGCAGACCAAGAAATGCTAGACCTTGAGAAATATGACTGTGTTGAAAGGGTTCAGTGGGTGCTTAATACCCCTAAGCCACCAGGGTTAGGCCATGAGCTCATGGAAACTGCTTTTTCTTGGAGAAACAAAATTCCATTTCTTAACAAGCAGTCCGGATGGAAGGGTGAAGTACTTTCAATGTTGCAAGCAACGTTGCCCATCCTTTCTTGGTGTCAGAACTACAAGGCAACCAAATTCAAGCACGACTTAATGGCAGGTCTAACTCTTGCAAGCCTCTGCATTCCTCAG AGTATTGGATATGCAACTTTGGCAAAGCTTGATCCTCAATATGGCCTGT ACACGAGTGTAGTTCCACCTCTCATCTACGCCGTGATGGGAACTTCAAGAGAGATAGCAATTGGACCAGTGGCTGTAATTTCACTACTTCTGTCCTCAATGGTACAAAAACTACAGGATCCTGTTGCTAATCCAATCGCTTACCAGAAGCTTGTTCTCACTGCGACTTTCTTTGCTGGTACCTTTCAAGCTGCCTTTGGACTATTCAG GTCAGGTTTCCTTGTCGATTTCCTATCACATGCTGCAATCGTTGGATTCATGGCAGGCGCTGCCATTGTCATTGGCCTTCAACAACTCAAGGGACTACTTGGGTTCACTCAGTTTACAAACAAGACAGATATTATCTCGGTCATGAAAGCCATGTGGAGTTCCTTCCATCATCCT TGGAGTCCTCATAATTTTATTCTCGGATCTTCATTCCTGATTTTCATCCTAATCACAAGATTTCTG GGTAAAAGGAACAGAAAACTCTTTTGGTTGCCGGCTATTGCTCCTCTGCTATCTGTCATTTTAGCAACTCTCATTGTTTTCCTGACTAAAGCCGATAAGCATGGAGTTAAGATAATAAAACACATCAAAGGAGGCTTAAATCCAAGTTCAGTGCATCAGCTGCAGTTCAATGGGCCTCATGTTGGGGAAGTGGCTAAGATTGGATTGGTTGTTGCTATTATTGCACTCACG GAAGCAATTGCAGTTGGTCGATCTTTTGCAGCCATAAATGGATACCACCTTGACGGAAACAAAGAAATGGTTGCCATGGGGTTCATGAACATCATAGGTTCTTTCACTTCATGCTATGTTGCAACTG GCTCTTTCTCGCGGACAGCTGTGAATTTCAGTGCCGGTTGTGAAACTGCAGTGTCAAATATTGTGATGGCTATTACAGTGTTCATATCCTTGGAATTGTTCACAAGGCTCTTGTATTACACTCCGACTGCAATCCTTGCTTCAATTATTCTCTCTGCTCTTCCAGGGCTTATTGACCTCAATGAAGCTTACAATATTTGGAAGGTTGATAAGCTAGACTTCCTAGCCTGCATTGGAGCCTTTCTAGGGGTGTTGTTTGCAACGGTGGAAATTGGTCTTCTTGTGGCG GTAACAATTTCGTTCGCAAAGATAATTCTCGTCTCCATTAGACCCGGCACAGAAACCCTTGGAAGACTTCCTGGAAGTGACATGTTTGGTGATGTCAATCAATATCCTATGGCTGTGAAGACTCCCGGGGTCTTGACGATGCGCCTCAAGTCTGCCTTACTTTGTTTTGCAAACGCCAATTTTGTCAGAGAAAG gattatgaaatgggttgttGAAGAGGAAAAGGACAGCAAGGGAAATGCAGAGAAGACTATTCAGCTAGTAATTCTTGACATTTCCA ATTTGATGGACATTGATACATCAGGAATTGCTTCCCTGGAGGAACTGCATAAGAATCTTGATTCAAATGGAATGAAG CTGGCCATTGcaaaccctaggtggcaaGTGATCCACAAGTTGAAGCTGGCTAACTTTGTCGACAAAATTGGAGGAAGGGTCTATTTAAGCGTTGGAGAAGCTATGGACTCGTTTTCCCTCTAG
- the LOC18611613 gene encoding protein NEN4, with product MEAFSVCQEVSTEIVFFDLETTVPNRSGQRFFVLEFGAIVVCPRKLVELESYSTLIRPKDLSVVPVRSGRCDGITREAVANAPEFEQVADKIFSILNGRVWAGHNIQRFDCVRIKEVFAEIGRPAPVSVGIIDSLGVLTEKFGRRAGNMKMATLASYFGLGQQKHRSLDDVRMNLEVLKHCATVLFLEASLPSMSNGSWHSPPTITTRSRSNTGKLTYREETSKKSPPTSPGHQRTVPYTRGSLGKMTERVKNLLCKAQGSQPLNNLLKHSHSVLR from the exons ATGGAGGCTTTCAGTGTATGCCAAGAAGTGTCAACAGAAATTGTGTTTTTCGACCTAGAAACAACGGTGCCTAACAGAAGCGGACAACGATTCTTCGTATTGGAGTTTGGCGCAATTGTAGTTTGTCCAAGGAAGCTCGTCGAGCTGGAGAGTTATAGTACCCTGATAAGGCCTAAGGACTTGTCTGTTGTTCCAGTGAGGTCCGGTCGATGTGATGGGATTACTAGAGAAGCTGTTGCAAATGCACCTGAATTTGAGCAAGTTGCTGACAAAATATTCAGCATTTTGAATGGTAGGGTTTGGGCGGGCCATAACATCCAGAGATTCGATTGTGTTCGTATTAAGGAGGTCTTTGCTGAGATTGGTAGGCCTGCTCCTGTATCTGTTGGGATCATTGATTCTTTAGGAGTATTGACTGAGAAGTTTGGAAGAAGAGCTGGTAATATGAAG ATGGCAACCTTGGCTTCTTACTTCGGGCTTGGGCAGCAAAAGCACAG GAGCCTGGATGATGTTCGAATGAACTTGGAGGTTCTAAAGCATTGTGCAACTGTGCTCTTTTTG GAAGCGAGCCTCCCTAGCATGTCAAACGGCAGCTGGCACAGCCCCCCAACGATAACGACACGGAGTAGAAGCAATACAGGGAAACTGACATACAGAGAAGAAACCAGCAAGAAATCTCCCCCAACTTCTCCAGGACATCAAAGAACAGTACCCTACACAAGGGGAAGTTTGGGAAAG ATGACTGAACGAGTCAAGAATCTTTTGTGTAAAGCCCAAGGAAGCCAGCCTCTTAACAATTTGCTTAAGCATTCTCATTCAGTGCTCCGATGA
- the LOC18611614 gene encoding bifunctional aspartate aminotransferase and glutamate/aspartate-prephenate aminotransferase codes for MANSLHSSTSISHVGFSSQFLGSNLGSKASVSVSFPSSHTNYSLKSVEILRQQSYRISAMSKVESSSFEQVKVDISLSPRVNSVKPSKTVAITDHATALVQAGIPVIRLAAGEPDFDTPAVIAEAGINAIREGYTRYTPNAGTLELRTAICHKLKEENGISYTPDQILVSNGAKQSIIQAVLAVCSPGDEVIIPAPYWVSYPEMARLADATPVILPTLISENFLLDPKLLESKITEKSRLLILCSPSNPTGSVYPKKLLERFAEIVAKHPRLLVLSDEMYEHIIYAPATHTSFASLPGMWERTLTVNGFSKAFAMTGWRLGYIAGPKHFVAACNKIQSQYTSGASSISQKAGVAALGLGYAGGEAVSTMVKAFRERQDFLVKSLGELEGVKISEPQGAFYLFIDFSSYYGIEAEGFGKIENSESLCRYLLDRAQVALVPGDAFGDDTCVRISYAASLTTLQAAFERIKKALISLRPAVPV; via the exons ATGGCAAATTCTCTTCATTCTTCAACAAGCATTTCCCATGTGGGTTTCAGCTCTCAATTTCTGGGATCAAATTTGGGTTCCAAGGCCTCCGTTTCCGTTTCATTCCCTTCTTCTCATACCAATTACTCCCTCAA ATCTGTTGAGATATTGAGACAACAGTCATATAGAATAAGTGCAATGTCGAAGGTAGAGAGTAGCAGCTTTGAGCAAGTGAAAGTTGATATCTCTTTGAGCCCCAGAGTTAATTCTGTGAAGCCTTCAAAGACTGTGGCTATAACTGATCATGCAACTGCTCTTGTACAAGCTGGTATCCCTGTTATTCGGTTGGCAGCTGGAGAGCCTGATTTTGATACACCAGCTGTTATAGCAGAG GCCGGGATAAATGCAATTCGTGAAGGTTACACAAGGTACACTCCCAATGCAGGTACTTTGGAACTTCGCACGGCAATTTGCCACAAGCTCAAAG AGGAGAATGGAATCTCTTATACACCTGATCAAATTTTGGTCAGTAATGGTGCTAAGCAGAGTATCATTCAAGCTGTTCTTGCAGTTTGTTCTCCCGGGGATGAG GTAATAATTCCAGCTCCATATTGGGTGAGTTACCCAGAAATGGCAAGGCTGGCTGATGCAACACCTGTCATTCTTCCGACACTTATTTCTGAAAATTTTCTATTGGATCCAAAGCTCCTAGAGTCTAAAATCACTGAAAAGTCAAGACTGTTGATTCTATGTTCCCCATCCAACCCAACTGGATCTGTTTACCCTAAAAAATTGCTTGAAAGATTTGCAGAAATTGTAGCAAAGCATCCCAGGCTTCTG GTGCTATCTGATGAAATGTACGAACATATAATTTATGCACCAGCAACTCACACAAGCTTTGCATCATTGCCAGGCATGTGGGAACGGACTCTAACAGTCAATGGATTTTCCAAg GCTTTTGCAATGACTGGTTGGCGGCTTGGATATATTGCCGGACCTAAGCACTTTGTTGCAGCATGTAATAAAATCCAGAGTCAG TACACTTCGGGGGCTAGTAGTATATCACAAAAAGCAGGAGTTGCTGCATTAGGCTTGGGCTATGCTGGTGGGGAAGCAGTTTCTACCATGGTGAAAGCATTCAGGGAACGGCAAGATTTCTTGGTTAAGAGCTTGGGGGAATTGGAAGGTGTAAAGATATCAGAACCTCAG GGAGCTTTCTATCTCTTCATTGATTTCAGTTCTTACTATGGAATAGAAGCTGAAGGTTttggtaaaattgaaaattcagAGTCACTTTGTAGATACCTCCTGGACAGGGCTCAG GTTGCACTAGTTCCTGGAGATGCATTTGGGGATGATACCTGCGTTCGCATATCATATGCAGCATCCCTCACCACCTTACAAGCTGCTTTTGAGAGAATTAAGAAAGCACTTATCTCCCTGAGGCCTGCTGTTCCTGTTTAA